Below is a window of Gilliamella sp. ESL0405 DNA.
TAATTTCTAATTGATCGCCACCTTGCTCTCTTAACGCCAAATAAGCCTCATTTTCCCAAGAAATTAAAACATCACCTAAGCCTCGCTGTACAAAGCTAATGGTTGCGCCTCTGGCACCAGTGTCTAAAACCGGAACATGTTGATATAATTTGGTGACAAAATCTTGAGCTTGTTCATCGTTACCATAGGTACTTTTAGCATAAGCCCAAGCCGCCAAAAAATTCCAACGAGCCCCACCCGAGGTTTTGGGATTGGGTGTTATTACTTCAACATCATCTTTAATGAGATCACCCCAATCATAAATCTGTTTTGGATTACCTTTACGCACTAAAAAAACAATAGTTGAATGGTAAGGCGCACTATTATTTGGCAGCCTAGCTTGCCAATCAGGTGATATGTTAGTTTGATAACGGTTTAACGCATCAATATCACTCGATAACGCAAGCGTAACCACATCGGCCTGCAAACCATCAATGACCGAACGCGCCTGTTTACCAGACCCACCATGCGAATTATTTATCGTCAACCGTTCACCGGTTTGCTGCTGCCAATACTCGATAAAAGCCTGATTATATGTTTTATAAAGCTCTCGCGTGGGATCATAAGAGACATTGAGTAATTCAATTGCTTGCGCTTGATGCATAAAAGTGCAAATTGCCAATAATATTAAGCTGATCCCATGCCTATATAATTTTTGAAAAATAGGTAAATTTTTCACTCGACACCTCACGCTACGCTACTAATGTATTGGATTAGTAATGATAAGAATATGAAATAATTAGACCAAATTATGGTGAGATGCGAAAACGATTATTTTGCATTTAGTTATAACAAAAATAGATATATAGGTGTTGGGGTAGATTTTTATAGCGTTAGCACTCAAATCATGAATTAAATAGATTTAACTATTTCTGAACAAAAAATTTGGGGATCACAAGAAAAACATAGAGTAGCAATAAAGGCTTATGTTGGGTTCGTTGTTCGCCTTTTTTCTTTTTAATTTACCTACGCAATATTCTCATATTCATTATTTTAAATTTTTATTTTATATTTTGTCTTTAGAGAACGTATATTCTAATTACCATGCGTGTCGAAAAATTATTATTTCTTGAAACAAAATATTTATAAATTTTTCAATTCCTGCATTCCTCTGTTATTGCTTATTCCTCAATCTCTATTACTGGATATTCTAAACCATTGTAATGCATATAAAATGTTTTATTAGGTAAGGCAATTTCTCGCGCAAGACATTCGCCATAATCATCTACCACAGCTGTTTGATTTACATTTTTTTCAAAAACAATTAGGTCGACATAACCATTAGTCATACAAGTTCCTAATATTATATTACGATCATAGATATGAATGTCATGTGCACACCTTTGATCATTCTCACCTGAAAGTTCAAACATGGGGAGATTATTAACAACGGGTTTTAATTTATCATTTTGTTTAACGTAGAGATTAATATATTCTCCGCTATAAGGAGAGGAAGTTGATCTGATTCTATATTGAATACGTACACCAAAAGCCAAAGTTTCAGGATTAAGTTGATAACTATCTTTATCAATTTCAAAACCAATTAATTCTTTGGCATCACTTTCAAGTGCATTAGGTTGCCAACTATTAGCAATGACTTGTCCTGATTGATTATCAATTAATAAAACATCAAGGTCATAGGTGTCAACTATACCGCCTTTTTGTAGTAAGGGTAAAACAACAATAGATTTGCTTTTATCTGCTTGCCAAACATCGCAAATTGCCATTTTGCTATCACGAGAATGGTGTCGCTCATTGAGCAATATATCAATCCACTTTTCACAATCTGCATGACTAACAACAGGTAAACATAGTAGTGTTAATAACAACGAATTTTTTAAACCAATCATTTGATTATACCTTTCAAGCCTTTTCTGTTGGAATTGCGATGAGGATTATAATTTATATTTTATTAACATGGTTATTTTTTATTCTAATATGAAGGTTATTTTAAATTTCAGGTCAATAAACAATTTTTTTAACTACAATTACAACCGGCAATGAATTAATTATTCAAGCGGGCAAACATCTTGTGA
It encodes the following:
- a CDS encoding sulfate ABC transporter substrate-binding protein encodes the protein MHQAQAIELLNVSYDPTRELYKTYNQAFIEYWQQQTGERLTINNSHGGSGKQARSVIDGLQADVVTLALSSDIDALNRYQTNISPDWQARLPNNSAPYHSTIVFLVRKGNPKQIYDWGDLIKDDVEVITPNPKTSGGARWNFLAAWAYAKSTYGNDEQAQDFVTKLYQHVPVLDTGARGATISFVQRGLGDVLISWENEAYLALREQGGDQLEIIMPSLSILAEPTVALVDKVVDSKGTRKQAQAYLEYLYSEPAQHIIAKHFYRPVNPDVLKQYADQFPTIKLVTVDNDFGGWQTVQKKFFSDGAIFDAIYAEIN